Proteins encoded in a region of the Ancylobacter sp. SL191 genome:
- a CDS encoding class 1 fructose-bisphosphatase: MTRPTLHDHLEGWSQTNALRRDVAAAIRALAGAGIRISELLAAGPLAGQLATVRGYHEDGDSQKELDVIADDLVREALRAAPVALYGSEEAEAAEPLNEAGTLAVAVDPLDGSSNIDANMSVGTIFSILPHTGPDALLQPGSAQLAAGFLIYGPQTSLVLTVGAGTQIFVLERASGAFLLAESQAQVAPETGEYAVNGSNERHWDPAIRSYVDDCRAGIDGPRAKDFNTRWVASMVADVYRILVRGGVYLYPGDARQGYHTGRLRLVYEANPVAFLLEQAQGAATDGHDPILALQPTHLHQRVPLVFGSRSEVECIARYHHNASAMPERSPLFGRRGLLRA; encoded by the coding sequence ATGACACGCCCGACGCTGCACGACCACCTTGAGGGGTGGTCGCAGACGAACGCCCTGCGCCGCGACGTCGCGGCCGCGATCCGCGCCCTTGCCGGCGCTGGTATCCGAATTTCCGAGCTTCTCGCCGCCGGTCCCCTCGCGGGGCAGCTTGCGACCGTGCGCGGCTATCACGAGGACGGTGACAGCCAGAAGGAACTCGACGTCATCGCCGACGATCTGGTGCGCGAGGCGCTGCGCGCCGCGCCGGTGGCGCTGTACGGTTCCGAAGAGGCCGAGGCGGCCGAGCCGCTGAACGAGGCCGGCACGCTGGCCGTCGCGGTCGATCCGCTCGACGGCTCCTCCAACATCGACGCCAATATGAGCGTCGGTACGATCTTCTCGATCCTGCCGCATACGGGCCCGGACGCGCTGCTGCAGCCCGGCAGCGCCCAGCTCGCCGCCGGCTTCCTGATCTACGGGCCGCAGACCTCGCTGGTGCTGACGGTGGGCGCGGGCACGCAGATCTTCGTGCTGGAGCGGGCGAGCGGGGCGTTCCTGCTGGCCGAGTCTCAGGCGCAGGTCGCGCCCGAGACCGGCGAATACGCGGTCAACGGCTCGAATGAGCGGCACTGGGATCCGGCGATCCGTTCCTATGTCGACGATTGCCGGGCCGGGATCGACGGGCCGCGCGCCAAGGATTTCAACACCCGCTGGGTCGCTTCCATGGTGGCCGATGTCTACCGCATCCTCGTGCGCGGCGGCGTCTATCTCTATCCGGGCGATGCGCGCCAGGGCTACCACACCGGCCGGCTGCGCCTCGTCTATGAAGCAAACCCCGTCGCCTTCCTGCTGGAGCAGGCGCAGGGCGCGGCGACCGACGGGCACGATCCGATTCTCGCGCTTCAGCCGACCCATTTGCACCAGCGCGTGCCGCTTGTGTTCGGCTCGCGCAGCGAGGTCGAGTGCATCGCCCGCTATCACCACAACGCATCCGCCATGCCCGAACGCTCGCCGCTGTTCGGACGCCGCGGCCTCTTGCGCGCCTGA
- a CDS encoding phosphoribulokinase produces MSIHHPIISVTGSSGAGTTSVRRIFEQIFRRENVTAAYIEGDAFHRYDRFEMRRVMAEEAGRGNHHYSHFGPDSNLFEELEETFRSYSKTGTGKSRHYIHDDKEAEEYGSAPGTFTEWEAIPKPTDLLFYEGLHGAVVSGNIDVARYADLKIGVVPVINLEWIQKIHRDRSHRGYSTEAVTDTILRRMPDYVNYICPQFAHTDINFQRVPTVDTSNPFIARWIPTADESIVVIRFKSPRGIDFPYLLSMIQGSWMSRANSIVIPGGKLDIAMQLILTPMILNLVEKKRRAA; encoded by the coding sequence ATGTCGATCCATCACCCGATCATCTCCGTCACCGGCTCCTCGGGCGCGGGCACCACCTCGGTCCGCCGCATCTTCGAGCAGATCTTCCGGCGCGAGAACGTCACCGCCGCCTATATCGAGGGCGATGCCTTCCACCGCTATGACCGCTTCGAGATGCGGCGCGTCATGGCCGAGGAGGCCGGGCGCGGCAACCACCATTACAGCCATTTCGGCCCCGATTCGAACCTGTTCGAGGAGCTGGAGGAGACCTTCCGCTCCTATTCCAAGACCGGCACCGGCAAGTCCCGCCACTATATTCACGACGACAAGGAAGCCGAGGAATATGGCAGCGCGCCCGGCACCTTCACCGAATGGGAGGCAATCCCGAAGCCGACGGACCTCCTGTTCTATGAGGGCCTGCACGGCGCGGTGGTGAGCGGCAATATCGACGTCGCCCGCTATGCCGACCTGAAGATCGGCGTCGTGCCGGTGATCAATCTCGAATGGATCCAGAAGATCCACCGCGACCGCTCTCACCGGGGCTATTCGACCGAGGCGGTGACGGACACGATCCTGCGCCGCATGCCGGATTACGTGAACTACATCTGCCCGCAATTCGCCCACACCGACATCAACTTCCAGCGCGTGCCGACGGTGGACACCTCCAACCCGTTCATCGCGCGGTGGATCCCGACGGCGGACGAATCCATCGTCGTCATCCGCTTCAAGAGCCCGCGCGGCATCGACTTTCCCTACCTGCTCTCGATGATCCAGGGCTCCTGGATGAGCCGGGCCAATTCCATCGTGATCCCCGGCGGCAAGCTCGACATCGCGATGCAGCTCATCCTCACCCCGATGATCCTCAATCTCGTCGAGAAGAAGCGGCGCGCCGCCTGA
- the tkt gene encoding transketolase: MLTSQTQTTPDALGQTSLTDLPLHDMANALRALSMDAVEKAKSGHPGMPMGMADVATALFSRFMMIDPSRPDWPDRDRFILSAGHGSMLLYAMHHLLGYADMPIEQIRSFRQLGAITAGHPEHGHTLGVETTTGPLGQGLTTAVGMALAERMMNARFGDDLVGHYTYVIAGDGCLMEGISQEAIDLAGHLKLSKLIVLWDDNGISIDGRTTLSTSTDQIARFRAAGWDALSVDGHAPHAVIDAIAEARESERPVLIACRTTIGFGAPTKAGTEAVHGAPLGAAEIEGARARLGWNHPPFEVPEAVRAAWASVAARGRAAREAWEARLAAAPQRRAFEVAIDGELPADFDEKLVAYKKELSDTAPSVASRKASEMVLGVVNAATDLTLGGSADLTHSNLTHTKGLVSVSPGNYAGRYLHYGIREHAMAAVMNGLALHRGFIPYGGTFMVFSDYARGAMRLSALMGQRVVYVLTHDSIGLGEDGPTHQPVEHLAMLRATPNLNVFRPGDAVETLEAWQLALHAEGTPSVLALSRQNLPTFRTEHREENLTGYGAYVAKKPKRRRDVTLLATGSEVEIAFKAAELLEARGVDAAIVSMPCWELFEKQSPDYRRAVLGTAPRVGIEAAARLGWDRWIGERGRFVGMTGFGASAPAPALYEQFNITPEAVVDATCELLTCA, from the coding sequence ATGCTTACCAGCCAGACCCAGACCACGCCCGACGCGCTCGGCCAAACCTCGCTGACGGACCTGCCGCTGCACGACATGGCGAACGCGCTGCGCGCGCTCTCCATGGATGCGGTGGAGAAGGCCAAGTCCGGCCATCCCGGCATGCCCATGGGCATGGCCGATGTCGCGACCGCGCTGTTCAGCCGCTTCATGATGATCGACCCGAGCCGGCCCGACTGGCCCGACCGCGACCGCTTCATTCTCTCGGCCGGCCATGGCTCGATGCTGCTCTACGCCATGCATCACCTGCTCGGCTATGCCGACATGCCGATCGAGCAGATCCGCAGCTTCCGCCAGCTCGGCGCCATCACCGCCGGCCATCCCGAACATGGCCACACGCTGGGGGTGGAGACCACCACCGGCCCGCTCGGCCAGGGGCTCACCACGGCGGTCGGCATGGCGCTCGCCGAGCGCATGATGAATGCCCGCTTCGGCGACGATCTGGTCGGTCACTACACCTATGTGATCGCCGGCGATGGCTGCCTGATGGAAGGCATCTCGCAGGAGGCGATCGACCTCGCCGGGCATCTGAAGCTGTCGAAGCTCATCGTGCTGTGGGACGATAACGGCATCTCCATCGACGGGCGCACCACGCTCTCGACCTCGACCGACCAGATCGCCCGCTTCCGCGCCGCCGGCTGGGACGCGCTCAGTGTGGACGGCCACGCGCCCCACGCGGTGATCGACGCCATTGCCGAGGCGCGGGAGAGCGAGCGCCCGGTGCTGATCGCCTGTCGCACCACCATCGGCTTCGGCGCGCCGACCAAGGCGGGCACCGAAGCCGTGCATGGCGCCCCGCTGGGCGCCGCCGAGATCGAGGGCGCCCGCGCCCGACTCGGCTGGAACCACCCGCCCTTCGAGGTGCCGGAGGCCGTGCGCGCCGCCTGGGCGAGCGTCGCCGCCCGTGGCCGCGCCGCCCGCGAGGCCTGGGAAGCACGGCTTGCCGCCGCGCCCCAGCGCCGCGCCTTCGAGGTCGCGATTGACGGCGAGCTGCCGGCCGATTTCGACGAGAAGCTGGTCGCCTACAAGAAGGAGCTGAGCGACACCGCCCCGAGCGTTGCCAGCCGCAAGGCCTCCGAAATGGTGCTGGGCGTGGTGAATGCCGCGACCGACCTGACGCTGGGCGGCTCGGCGGACCTGACCCACTCCAATCTCACTCACACCAAGGGTCTGGTGTCCGTGAGCCCCGGCAACTATGCCGGCCGCTACCTGCATTATGGCATCCGCGAGCATGCCATGGCGGCGGTGATGAACGGTCTCGCTCTTCATCGCGGTTTCATCCCCTATGGCGGCACCTTCATGGTGTTCTCCGACTATGCCCGCGGGGCGATGCGGCTCTCGGCGCTGATGGGCCAGCGTGTGGTCTATGTGCTGACCCACGACTCCATCGGCCTCGGCGAGGACGGACCGACGCATCAGCCGGTCGAGCATCTCGCCATGCTCAGGGCGACGCCGAACCTCAACGTGTTTCGCCCCGGCGACGCGGTGGAGACGCTGGAAGCCTGGCAGCTCGCGCTGCATGCGGAGGGCACGCCCTCGGTGCTTGCCTTGTCGCGGCAGAACCTGCCGACCTTCCGCACCGAGCACCGTGAGGAGAACCTCACCGGCTATGGCGCCTATGTGGCGAAGAAGCCCAAGCGCCGGCGCGACGTCACGTTGCTCGCCACCGGCTCGGAGGTCGAGATCGCCTTCAAGGCGGCTGAACTTCTGGAGGCCCGCGGGGTCGATGCCGCCATCGTCTCCATGCCCTGCTGGGAGCTGTTCGAGAAGCAGAGCCCGGACTACCGCCGCGCCGTGCTCGGCACCGCCCCGCGCGTCGGCATCGAGGCCGCCGCCCGGCTCGGCTGGGACCGCTGGATCGGCGAGCGTGGCCGCTTTGTCGGCATGACCGGCTTCGGCGCCTCCGCGCCGGCGCCCGCCCTCTATGAGCAGTTCAACATCACACCGGAAGCCGTGGTCGATGCGACCTGCGAGCTTCTGACCTGCGCCTGA
- the fba gene encoding class II fructose-bisphosphate aldolase (catalyzes the reversible aldol condensation of dihydroxyacetonephosphate and glyceraldehyde 3-phosphate in the Calvin cycle, glycolysis, and/or gluconeogenesis), translated as MARITLRQLLDHAAEQGYGVPAFNINNMEQGLAIMEAAHAVDAPVIMQASRGARSYANDIMLAKMIEALAEMYPHIPLCMHQDHGNNEATCLSAIQHGFTSVMMDGSLKEDAKTPADYDYNVTITRRVVDAAHWVGASVEGELGVLGSLEHGAGEQEDGHGAEGALSHDQLLTDPDQAVDFVARTKVDALAIAMGTSHGAYKFSRKPDGDILAMNIIEEIHRRLPNVHLVMHGSSSVPQALQDLFNASGGEMPQTWGVPVEEIVRGIRHGVRKVNIDTDCRLAMTAQFRKVAQANRSEFDPRKFLKPAMDAMRDLCRERFEEFGTAGQASKIKVLPLAAMAKRYASGALDPVIGGARAAAE; from the coding sequence ATGGCCCGCATCACCCTTCGCCAGCTCCTCGACCATGCGGCCGAGCAGGGCTACGGCGTCCCCGCCTTCAACATCAACAATATGGAGCAGGGTCTCGCCATCATGGAGGCCGCCCATGCGGTGGACGCGCCTGTCATTATGCAGGCGAGCCGCGGCGCGCGCTCCTACGCCAACGACATCATGCTCGCCAAGATGATCGAGGCGCTGGCGGAGATGTACCCGCACATCCCGCTCTGCATGCACCAGGACCACGGAAACAACGAAGCGACCTGCCTCTCGGCGATCCAGCACGGCTTCACCTCGGTGATGATGGACGGCTCGCTGAAGGAGGACGCCAAGACCCCCGCCGATTACGATTACAACGTCACCATCACCCGCCGCGTGGTCGATGCCGCGCATTGGGTGGGGGCGTCGGTCGAGGGCGAGCTCGGCGTGCTCGGCTCGCTGGAGCATGGCGCCGGCGAGCAGGAGGACGGGCACGGCGCGGAAGGTGCGCTCAGCCACGACCAGCTGCTCACCGACCCCGATCAGGCGGTGGACTTCGTCGCCCGTACCAAGGTCGACGCGCTCGCCATTGCCATGGGCACCTCGCACGGCGCCTATAAATTCTCGCGCAAGCCCGACGGCGACATCCTCGCCATGAATATCATCGAGGAGATCCATCGCCGGCTACCGAACGTGCATCTGGTGATGCACGGCTCCTCCTCGGTGCCGCAGGCGCTTCAGGATCTGTTCAACGCCTCGGGCGGCGAGATGCCCCAGACCTGGGGCGTGCCGGTGGAGGAGATCGTGCGCGGCATCCGCCACGGCGTGCGCAAGGTCAATATCGACACCGATTGCCGCCTCGCCATGACCGCGCAGTTCCGCAAGGTGGCGCAGGCGAACAGGTCGGAATTCGATCCGCGCAAATTCCTCAAGCCGGCCATGGACGCGATGCGCGACCTCTGCCGCGAACGCTTTGAAGAGTTCGGCACGGCGGGCCAGGCCTCCAAGATCAAGGTCTTGCCGCTCGCGGCCATGGCCAAGCGCTACGCCTCCGGCGCGCTCGATCCGGTGATCGGCGGCGCCCGCGCGGCGGCGGAATGA
- a CDS encoding form I ribulose bisphosphate carboxylase large subunit, producing MNAIDKTTTGEKTRDRYSAGVMEYRKMGYWEPDYEPKETDVIALFRVTPQDGVDPIEASAAVAGESSTATWTVVWTDRLTAHDKYRAKCYRVDPVPNTPGSYFAYIAYDLDLFENGSIANLSASIIGNVFGFKPLKALRLEDMRLPVAYVKTFDGPATGIVVERERLDKFGRPLLGATVKPKLGLSGRNYGRVVYEALKGGLDFTKDDENINSQPFMHWRDRFLYCMEAVNKAQAQTGEIKGTYLNVTAATMEDMYERAEFAKSLGSSIVMIDLIIGYTAIQSMAKWARRNDMILHLHRAGHSTYTRQKSHGVSFRVITKWMRLAGVDHIHAGTVVGKLEGDPHTTKGYYDLCREDFVPQNLAHGIFFDQPWASTRKLMPVASGGIHAGQMHQLIDLLGEDVVLQFGGGTIGHPMGIQAGAQANRVALEAMIFARNEGRDIVHEGPEILKAAARHCLPLKQALETWKDVTFNYSSTDTPDFVPQATAAE from the coding sequence ATGAACGCCATCGACAAGACCACCACCGGCGAGAAGACGCGCGACCGCTACAGCGCGGGCGTGATGGAATACCGCAAGATGGGCTATTGGGAGCCCGATTACGAGCCGAAGGAGACCGACGTCATCGCCCTGTTCCGGGTCACCCCGCAGGATGGCGTCGACCCGATCGAGGCCTCGGCGGCGGTGGCGGGCGAGAGCTCCACGGCGACCTGGACGGTGGTGTGGACCGACCGTCTCACCGCGCACGACAAGTACCGCGCCAAGTGCTACCGGGTCGACCCGGTGCCGAACACGCCCGGCTCGTATTTCGCCTATATCGCCTATGATCTCGACCTGTTCGAGAACGGCTCGATCGCCAACCTCTCGGCCTCGATCATCGGCAATGTGTTCGGCTTCAAGCCGCTCAAGGCGCTGCGCCTCGAGGACATGCGCCTGCCGGTCGCCTATGTGAAGACCTTCGATGGCCCGGCCACCGGCATCGTGGTGGAGCGCGAGCGGCTCGACAAGTTCGGCCGCCCGCTGCTCGGCGCCACCGTGAAGCCCAAGCTCGGCCTGTCCGGCCGCAACTATGGCCGCGTGGTCTATGAGGCGCTGAAGGGTGGGCTCGACTTCACCAAGGACGATGAGAACATCAACTCGCAGCCCTTCATGCATTGGCGCGACCGCTTCCTCTACTGCATGGAGGCGGTGAACAAGGCGCAGGCGCAGACCGGCGAGATCAAGGGCACCTATCTCAACGTGACCGCCGCGACGATGGAGGACATGTACGAGCGCGCCGAGTTCGCCAAGAGCCTCGGCTCCAGCATCGTCATGATCGACCTGATCATCGGCTACACGGCGATCCAGTCCATGGCCAAGTGGGCGCGCCGCAACGACATGATCCTGCACCTGCACCGCGCCGGTCACTCGACCTATACCCGGCAGAAATCGCATGGCGTGTCGTTCCGCGTCATCACCAAGTGGATGCGCCTTGCCGGCGTCGATCACATCCATGCCGGCACGGTGGTCGGCAAGCTGGAGGGCGACCCCCACACCACCAAGGGCTATTACGACCTGTGCCGCGAGGATTTCGTGCCGCAGAACCTCGCCCACGGCATCTTCTTCGACCAGCCCTGGGCCTCGACCCGCAAGCTGATGCCGGTGGCCTCCGGCGGCATCCATGCCGGCCAGATGCATCAGCTCATCGACCTGCTCGGCGAGGATGTCGTCCTGCAGTTCGGCGGCGGCACGATCGGCCACCCGATGGGCATCCAGGCCGGCGCGCAGGCCAACCGCGTGGCGCTGGAAGCGATGATCTTCGCCCGCAACGAGGGCCGCGACATCGTCCATGAAGGGCCGGAAATCCTGAAGGCGGCCGCCCGGCACTGCCTGCCGCTGAAGCAGGCGCTGGAGACGTGGAAGGACGTGACCTTCAACTACTCCTCCACCGACACGCCCGACTTCGTGCCGCAGGCCACCGCGGCGGAGTGA
- a CDS encoding ribulose bisphosphate carboxylase small subunit, whose amino-acid sequence MRLTQGAFSFLPDLTDAQIASQVQYCIDKGWAVNIEFTDDPHPRNTYWEMWGMPMFDVKDAAGVLFELNECRKAYAGRHYIRVSAFDATHTWESLRLSFITDRPADEPGFMLERQEIDGRSVRYTTRAYAANRPEGARY is encoded by the coding sequence ATGCGCCTGACCCAGGGAGCCTTCTCCTTCCTGCCCGACCTCACCGATGCGCAGATCGCCAGCCAGGTGCAGTACTGCATCGACAAGGGCTGGGCGGTGAACATCGAGTTCACCGACGATCCGCACCCCCGCAACACCTATTGGGAGATGTGGGGCATGCCGATGTTCGACGTGAAGGACGCCGCCGGCGTGCTGTTCGAGCTGAACGAGTGCCGCAAGGCCTATGCGGGCCGGCACTACATCCGCGTCAGCGCCTTCGACGCGACCCATACGTGGGAATCGCTGCGCCTCTCCTTCATCACCGACCGCCCCGCGGACGAGCCCGGCTTCATGCTGGAGCGCCAGGAAATCGACGGGCGCTCGGTGCGCTACACCACGCGCGCCTATGCGGCGAACCGCCCGGAGGGCGCGCGCTACTGA
- the cbbX gene encoding CbbX protein, with protein MDALTLDATPELATPEAIDLRAEFVTSGLAEVLDELDTDLVGLGPVKGRLREIGALLLVDRARARFGLQAVSPTLHMSFTGNPGTGKTTVALRMAQILHRLGYVRKGHLVTVTRDDLVGQYIGHTAPKTKEILKKAMGGVLFIDEAYYLYRPENERDYGQEAIEILLQVMENQRDDLVVILAGYADRMERFFTANPGFRSRVAHHIDFPDYSGGELEAIGGRILGQMNYRLSPAAQEAFHRYVELRMVQPHFANGRSVRNALDRARLRQANRLFAGDKPVTADDLSTIEAEDILASRVFSGGIDSYPPLPAR; from the coding sequence ATGGATGCCCTCACCCTCGATGCGACGCCCGAGCTGGCGACCCCCGAGGCCATCGATCTACGTGCCGAATTTGTCACCAGCGGCCTCGCCGAGGTGCTGGACGAGCTCGACACCGATCTCGTCGGCCTCGGCCCGGTGAAGGGCCGTCTGCGCGAGATCGGCGCGCTGCTGCTGGTCGACCGCGCCCGTGCCCGCTTCGGGCTTCAGGCGGTGAGCCCGACGCTGCATATGAGCTTCACCGGCAACCCCGGCACCGGCAAGACCACGGTGGCGCTGCGCATGGCGCAGATCCTCCACCGGCTCGGCTATGTCCGCAAAGGCCATCTCGTCACCGTCACCCGCGACGATCTGGTCGGCCAGTACATCGGCCACACCGCGCCGAAGACCAAGGAAATCCTCAAAAAGGCGATGGGCGGCGTGCTGTTCATCGACGAGGCCTATTACCTCTACCGGCCGGAGAACGAACGCGATTACGGGCAGGAGGCCATCGAGATCCTCCTGCAGGTGATGGAGAACCAGCGCGACGATCTCGTCGTCATCCTCGCCGGCTATGCCGACCGGATGGAGCGTTTCTTCACCGCCAATCCCGGTTTCCGCTCGCGCGTCGCCCATCACATCGACTTCCCCGACTATTCCGGCGGCGAGCTGGAAGCGATCGGCGGGCGCATTCTCGGCCAGATGAACTACCGCCTCAGCCCGGCGGCGCAGGAAGCCTTCCACCGCTATGTCGAGCTGCGCATGGTGCAACCGCATTTCGCCAATGGCCGCTCGGTGCGCAACGCGCTGGACCGCGCCCGCCTGCGCCAGGCCAACCGGCTGTTCGCGGGGGACAAGCCGGTGACGGCCGATGACCTCAGCACCATCGAGGCCGAGGACATTCTGGCGAGCCGGGTGTTCTCCGGCGGCATCGACAGCTACCCGCCACTGCCGGCGCGGTGA
- the rpe gene encoding ribulose-phosphate 3-epimerase, translating into MPLIAPSMLASDFARFGEEVRDVVSAGADWIHLDVMDGHFVPNITFGPDVIKAMRPHTDKVFDVHLMIEPVEPYIEAFAKAGADVITVQAEATHHLDRCLQLIRSLGKKAGVALNPATPESAVAYVLDKCDLICAMTVNPGFGGQSFIPDVLPKVARLRAMIGERPIHLEIDGGVNPQTGAQCVAVGANVLVAGSAVFKGGVEGYRANIQAIRSACAQVRAAA; encoded by the coding sequence ATGCCCCTCATCGCCCCCTCCATGCTGGCCTCGGACTTCGCCCGCTTCGGCGAGGAGGTGCGCGATGTGGTGAGCGCCGGCGCCGACTGGATCCATCTCGACGTGATGGACGGGCATTTCGTGCCGAACATCACCTTCGGCCCGGACGTCATCAAGGCGATGCGCCCGCACACCGACAAGGTGTTCGACGTGCATCTGATGATCGAACCGGTGGAGCCCTATATCGAGGCCTTCGCCAAGGCGGGCGCCGATGTCATCACCGTGCAGGCGGAGGCCACACACCATCTCGACCGCTGCCTCCAGCTCATCCGCTCGCTCGGCAAGAAGGCGGGCGTGGCGCTGAACCCGGCGACGCCGGAGAGCGCGGTCGCCTATGTGCTCGACAAATGCGACCTCATCTGCGCCATGACGGTTAATCCCGGCTTTGGCGGCCAGAGCTTCATTCCCGACGTGCTGCCCAAGGTGGCGCGGCTGCGCGCGATGATCGGCGAGCGACCCATTCACCTTGAGATCGACGGCGGGGTGAACCCGCAGACCGGCGCGCAATGCGTGGCGGTGGGCGCGAATGTACTGGTCGCCGGCTCCGCCGTGTTCAAGGGCGGCGTGGAAGGCTACCGCGCCAATATCCAGGCGATCCGCAGCGCCTGCGCGCAGGTTCGCGCAGCGGCCTAA
- the mtaB gene encoding tRNA (N(6)-L-threonylcarbamoyladenosine(37)-C(2))-methylthiotransferase MtaB, producing the protein MTLDVVSFGCRLNALDAATVKALARDAGVERAVVVNTCAVTSEAVSQARQTIRRLKREDPARRILVTGCAAQTRPADFAAMAEVDRVLGNEEKLSPAAWQATRAALDFGLGDSPKALVGDIMSVREMAPHLLDGAGESVEGHSRAFVQVQTGCDHRCTFCIIPYGRGNSRSVPMGAVVERVRALTEQGFGEVVLTGVDLTSYGADLPGAPRLGALVRTLLRHIPDLPRLRLSSIDSIEADGDLIRALAEEERLMPHLHLSLQAGDDLILKRMKRRHLRADAIRFCGEMRRLRPDMVFGADLIAGFPTETETQFRASLDLVDECGLTHLHVFPYSPRPGTPAARMPQVAGPLIRERAARLRAKGADALRRHLAGEIGTLRDVLAERGGIARTPGFTPVRLARPLAPGARAIVRIAGHDGTRLLAA; encoded by the coding sequence ATGACGCTGGACGTCGTCTCCTTCGGCTGCCGCCTCAACGCGCTGGATGCCGCGACGGTAAAGGCCCTCGCCCGCGACGCGGGGGTCGAGCGCGCCGTGGTGGTGAATACCTGCGCCGTCACCAGCGAAGCGGTAAGCCAGGCACGCCAGACCATCCGCCGCCTGAAGCGCGAGGATCCCGCCCGCCGCATCCTCGTCACCGGCTGCGCGGCGCAGACACGCCCGGCCGACTTCGCCGCCATGGCGGAAGTCGACCGCGTGCTCGGCAATGAGGAAAAGCTGTCGCCGGCCGCCTGGCAGGCGACCCGCGCGGCGCTGGATTTCGGGCTTGGTGACAGCCCCAAGGCGCTGGTCGGCGATATCATGAGCGTGCGCGAAATGGCGCCGCACCTTCTCGACGGCGCGGGCGAGAGCGTCGAGGGCCATAGCCGCGCCTTCGTCCAGGTGCAGACCGGCTGCGATCACCGCTGCACCTTCTGCATCATCCCCTATGGACGGGGAAATTCCCGCTCCGTGCCGATGGGCGCGGTGGTGGAACGGGTGCGTGCGCTCACCGAGCAAGGCTTCGGCGAAGTCGTGCTCACCGGCGTCGACCTCACCTCCTATGGCGCTGACCTGCCCGGCGCGCCGCGCCTCGGGGCTCTGGTGCGCACGCTGCTGCGGCATATCCCGGACCTGCCCCGGCTGCGGCTCTCCTCCATCGATTCCATCGAGGCCGATGGCGACCTCATCCGCGCCCTCGCCGAGGAAGAACGGCTAATGCCGCATCTGCACCTCTCGCTTCAGGCCGGCGACGACCTCATCCTCAAGCGCATGAAGCGCCGCCATCTGCGGGCCGACGCCATCCGCTTCTGCGGCGAGATGCGCCGGCTGCGGCCGGACATGGTGTTCGGCGCCGATCTCATCGCCGGCTTCCCGACCGAGACGGAGACGCAGTTCCGCGCCTCGCTCGATCTCGTGGATGAGTGCGGGCTGACGCATCTGCACGTCTTCCCCTATTCGCCCCGTCCGGGCACGCCGGCCGCCCGCATGCCGCAAGTGGCCGGCCCGCTGATACGCGAGCGCGCCGCCCGGCTGCGCGCCAAGGGCGCGGACGCGCTGCGCCGTCACCTCGCCGGCGAGATCGGTACGCTGCGCGACGTGCTCGCCGAGCGCGGCGGCATCGCCCGCACCCCCGGCTTCACCCCTGTGCGGCTCGCCCGCCCCCTCGCCCCCGGCGCGCGCGCCATCGTGCGCATCGCCGGCCATGACGGAACAAGGCTGCTCGCCGCATGA